In the genome of Gemmatimonadales bacterium, the window TCAACGTGGCGATGGCGCTGGTTCGCGACGGGACCCTCGAGAAGTACGGCGTCGAGCTGATCGGCGCGAACGAGCGCGCCATCCGCATCGCCGAAGACCGCGCCGAGTTCGCAGCGGCGATGGTGCGGATCGGCCTGGCGACGCCCGCGGGCACCGTGGTCTCGACGGTTGAAGAGGGACTCGCCGGCGTGGAGCGCACCGGGTATCCCGCGATCCTCCGTCCGTCATTCACGCTCGGCGGCTCGGGCGGCGGGATCGCCTACAACCGTGAGGAATTCGAGACGCTGCTCCGGCGCGGCCTTGAACTCTCGCCGGTGCACTCGGTGCTGGTGGAGCGCAGCATCATCGGGTGGAAGGAGTTCGAGCTCGAGGTCATGCGTGACGGCGCCGACAATGTCGTCATCGTCTGCTCGATCGAGAATCTCGATCCGATGGGCGTGCACACCGGCGACTCGATCACGGTGGCGCCCGCGATGACGCTCACCGATCGCGAATACCAGCAGATGCGCGACGCATCGATCGCGATCATTCGCGAGGTCGGCGTCGCCGCTGGTGGATGCAACATCCAGTTCGCCGTCGACCCGGTCAGCGGTCAGCAACTGGTGATCGAGATGAATCCCCGCGTGTCGCGATCGTCTGCGCTGGCAAGCAAGGCGACCGGATTCCCGATCGCACGGATCGGCACCAAGGTCGCCGTCGGCTACACGCTCGACGAGCTTCCCAACGACATCACGCGGACCACGCCGGCGTCGTTCGAACCGGTGCTCGACTACGTCGTCGTCAAGGTGCCACGCTTCGCCTTCGAGAAATTCCCCGCCGCCGAGCCGTTCCTCACCACCCAGATGAAGTCGGTCGGCGAGGCGATGGCGATCGGCCGGACGTTCAAGGAAGCGCTCCAGAAGGGATTCCGCGGCCTCGAAACCGGACGCGCCGGCTGGGTGATCGGCGCCGGACCGATCGACGACCGCTTGAGTGACATCGACCGTGCGACACTGCTCGCCGCGATCCGCGTCCCGACACCGGAGCGTTTGTTCCAGGTGAAGCGCGCGCTCGTCTCTGGTGTGACCATCGACGACCTCCACGAAGCCTCGGGGATCGATCGCTGGTTCCTCCATCAGCTCGACGAGCTGGTGCGGATGGAAGACGAGTGGATCGCCTATCCCTTCGGAACGGATGACGCCGCCGATCGCGCGACGCTCCTCCGCCTCAAACGGGCCGGGTTCTCCGACTGGCAGCTTGCCGACCTCAAGCAGCTCCAGGAGTCGGAGATCCGCGACACGCGGCATCGCCTCGCCCTGCGGCCGGTGTACAAGACCGTGGATACCTGTGCCGGAGAGTTTCCGTCGAGCACGCCGTACCTCTATTCCTGCTGGGATGAGGAGAACGAAGCGTCGCACGACGGCCGGCCGACCGTGATCATTCTCGGCTCGGGGCCCAACCGGATCGGACAGGGCGTCGAATTCGACTATTGCTGCGTCCGGGCGACCCTCGCCTTCCGCGAACTTGGCTACCGCACCGTGATGGTCAATTCGAATCCGGAAACAGTCTCCACCGATTTCGACATCTCGGACGTCCTCTACTTCGAGCCGCTCACGCTGGAGCACGTCCTCGAGATCGTGAACGTCGAGCATCCGATCGGCGTGGTCGTACAACTCGGCGGCCAGACGCCGCTCAAGCTCGCCAAGGCACTGCAGGCCGCCGGTGTGCCGATCCTCGGCACGTCGCCCGACGCCATCGACGCCGCGGAAGACCGCAAGCAGTTCGAAGCGCTGGTGCGACAATTGGGGATCCGTCAGCCGCCCAATGGGACTGCCGACACGGTGGAGATGGCGCTCGAGGTGGCGGAGCGGATCGGCTATCCGGTGCTGGTGCGGCCGAGCTACGTCCTCGGCGGACGCGCGATGCGCATCGTCTACGATGCCGAGGAGCTTCACGGATTCTTCGACGAAGCGGCCCGCGTGGCACCTGGGCATCCGGTGCTGATCGACTCATTCCTCGAGGATGCGTTCGAAGCCGACGTCGACGCGATCTGCGACGGGACCAACGTGGTGATCGGTGGCGTGATGCAGCACATCGAGGACGCCGGCATTCATTCCGGCGACTCCGCGTGCGTCCTCCCGCCGTACCTCATCACCGAGGACCAGGTCGAGCAGATGCGCGAGCACACCCGCGCCTTTGCCAGGGCACTCGGCGTGGTCGGGCTGATCAACGCACAATACGCGATCAAGGATGGCGTCGTCTATTGCCTCGAGGTCAATCCGCGGGCGTCGCGCACCATCCCATTCGTGTCGAAGACCACCGGGGTGCCGCTTGCGTCGCTTGCCGCGGCGGTGATGACCGGGAAGGCGCTCGATTCGCTCGGCCTCACCGACGATCCGCTGCAGCCATACGTCGCCGTGAAGGAGGCGGTCTTCCCGTTCTCCAAGTTTCCCGGCGTCGATACCCGGCTCGGCCCGGAGATGCGGTCGACCGGCGAAGTGATGGGAATCGCCGATTCGTTCGGGATGGCGTTCGCCAAGGCGCAGGCAAGCGCCGACGGCGAGCTTCCCCTCAGCGGTTCGGTGTTCGTGACCGTCAACGATCACGACAAGCCGACGGTGGTCCCGATCGCCCGTCGCTTCCACGAGCTCGGCTTTCGCATCCTCGCGACGTCGGGGACACAGCGCTACCTGCGCGCTCGCGGGATTCCCGCCGAGCGCGTCCTCAAGGTGTACGAGGGACGGCCCAACGGCATCGACCTGATGGTGTCGGGGCAGGTGCACCTGCTCGTGAACACGCCGCTCGGCAAGCTGACGCAGGCCGACGATTACGCCATGCGCCGCACCGCGCTGCAACACGGCATTCCCTACACGACGACGATGTCGGCGGCCTCGGCGGCGTGCGATGCGATCATCGCGATGAAGAGCCGCCGCCTCGAGGTCTGCTCACTCCAGGAGTGGCACGCCCTGGCGCGCCAGGCGCTCGCGACCTGACCGGGAGTTCCGATGGCAGCGCAAAAGAGCAGAGGCGGCGTTCAGCCGATCGGTGAGTTCCTCGACACACTCGATGCCGATCGTCGTGCCGACACCGACCAGTTGATTGCCATGATGCGCCGGGTAACCGGACACGCGCCCGTCGTCTGGACCGGCGGCATCATCGGATTCGGCGACATTCACTACCGATACGGCAGCGGTCACGAGGGCGACCGATTCGAAATCGGCTTCGCGCCGCGCGCTCGCGAATTCGTGCTGTATTGCGACGGGCTCTTCGGTCCGCCACGCACCCGGCTGCTGACGCGACTGGGGCCCCATCGTAGCGGTGTCGGCTGCGTCTACATCAAGCGCCTCGCCGACATCGACCGCGCTGCGCTCGACGAGATGATCGATGCCAGTGTCGCCGGGATCCGCGCCATCGCCATAGCCAGGCGCGCCGAGAGAAAGAGCACGAAGGGCCCCCGGACGAAGTGACCGCCAGAGATCCCGGATTCATTGCTGCGCTGCGAGCCCGCGTGCACGGAGAAGTGCGCGACGGCGAGGCGCTGTCGCGCTGGTCAACCTACCGCATCGGTGGTCCCGCGACCGTGCTGCACCCGGCCGGCGCGGAAGATGTCGCGCACGCGCTGCGGGTCGCCGGCGAGCATCACGTCGCATGGTTCGCGCTTGGACTCGGTTCCAACCTTCTGTTCCCCGACGATGGACTCACCGCACTGGTGATTCGACTGGGGAAGGGAATCGATGCGCTGGTACAGGATGGCGCCCGCTGGACGATCGGTGCGGGGATGCCCCAACCCCTCGCGGCCAAGCGCACGGCGGCTGCCGGATTCGGCGGGATCCACAAGATGGTTGGCGTTCCCGGGAGCGTTGGCGGCGGGATCGTGATGAACGCAGGATGCCACGGCGCCGAGTGGCGTGACACCGTGCAATCGGTCGCAGTGATCGACGAGATTGGAAACGATCGAGTCGTGCCAGCCGCCGACGCGCGATTCACCTACAGGCGCAGTGCCCTCGGTCGCGTCGTCGTCGTGAGCGCCACCGTCGACCTTCATCCGGAGGACGCGGCAACGCTGGAGTCCGAGACCGAAGAGCTCTACCAGTGGCGAAAGACCATGACGCCATTCAATCAGCCGTGTTGTGGGTCGGTGTTCAAGAATCCGGCGCTCCCGGCGGAGCACGATCCGGCGTCGCCGCGAACAGCTGGTCAGTTCATCGAAGCTGCGGGACTCAAGGGGATGCGCGTCGGGCCGGTCGAGATCTCGCCGATGCACGCCAACTACTTCGTGAACACCGGTGGCGGGACTGCCGCGGACGTGAAGCAGCTGATGGTGCTCGCCCAGCGGAAAGTCGCCGATCAGTTCGGTGTCGCACTCGAGCCGGAAGTGAAGCTCGTCACCAGCGAGGGACTTATCGGGTAAGGGCCGACGCGACGCCGGTTATTCCGCTCGGATCGCCGTGATCGG includes:
- the carB gene encoding carbamoyl-phosphate synthase large subunit, with the translated sequence MPKRTDLSSILIIGSGPIVIGQGAEFDYSGTQAVRALKEEGYRVILVNSNPATIMTDPEIADRTYIEPVTPEWVTKVIERERPDALLPTMGGQTALNVAMALVRDGTLEKYGVELIGANERAIRIAEDRAEFAAAMVRIGLATPAGTVVSTVEEGLAGVERTGYPAILRPSFTLGGSGGGIAYNREEFETLLRRGLELSPVHSVLVERSIIGWKEFELEVMRDGADNVVIVCSIENLDPMGVHTGDSITVAPAMTLTDREYQQMRDASIAIIREVGVAAGGCNIQFAVDPVSGQQLVIEMNPRVSRSSALASKATGFPIARIGTKVAVGYTLDELPNDITRTTPASFEPVLDYVVVKVPRFAFEKFPAAEPFLTTQMKSVGEAMAIGRTFKEALQKGFRGLETGRAGWVIGAGPIDDRLSDIDRATLLAAIRVPTPERLFQVKRALVSGVTIDDLHEASGIDRWFLHQLDELVRMEDEWIAYPFGTDDAADRATLLRLKRAGFSDWQLADLKQLQESEIRDTRHRLALRPVYKTVDTCAGEFPSSTPYLYSCWDEENEASHDGRPTVIILGSGPNRIGQGVEFDYCCVRATLAFRELGYRTVMVNSNPETVSTDFDISDVLYFEPLTLEHVLEIVNVEHPIGVVVQLGGQTPLKLAKALQAAGVPILGTSPDAIDAAEDRKQFEALVRQLGIRQPPNGTADTVEMALEVAERIGYPVLVRPSYVLGGRAMRIVYDAEELHGFFDEAARVAPGHPVLIDSFLEDAFEADVDAICDGTNVVIGGVMQHIEDAGIHSGDSACVLPPYLITEDQVEQMREHTRAFARALGVVGLINAQYAIKDGVVYCLEVNPRASRTIPFVSKTTGVPLASLAAAVMTGKALDSLGLTDDPLQPYVAVKEAVFPFSKFPGVDTRLGPEMRSTGEVMGIADSFGMAFAKAQASADGELPLSGSVFVTVNDHDKPTVVPIARRFHELGFRILATSGTQRYLRARGIPAERVLKVYEGRPNGIDLMVSGQVHLLVNTPLGKLTQADDYAMRRTALQHGIPYTTTMSAASAACDAIIAMKSRRLEVCSLQEWHALARQALAT
- a CDS encoding DUF1801 domain-containing protein produces the protein MAAQKSRGGVQPIGEFLDTLDADRRADTDQLIAMMRRVTGHAPVVWTGGIIGFGDIHYRYGSGHEGDRFEIGFAPRAREFVLYCDGLFGPPRTRLLTRLGPHRSGVGCVYIKRLADIDRAALDEMIDASVAGIRAIAIARRAERKSTKGPRTK
- the murB gene encoding UDP-N-acetylmuramate dehydrogenase, encoding MTARDPGFIAALRARVHGEVRDGEALSRWSTYRIGGPATVLHPAGAEDVAHALRVAGEHHVAWFALGLGSNLLFPDDGLTALVIRLGKGIDALVQDGARWTIGAGMPQPLAAKRTAAAGFGGIHKMVGVPGSVGGGIVMNAGCHGAEWRDTVQSVAVIDEIGNDRVVPAADARFTYRRSALGRVVVVSATVDLHPEDAATLESETEELYQWRKTMTPFNQPCCGSVFKNPALPAEHDPASPRTAGQFIEAAGLKGMRVGPVEISPMHANYFVNTGGGTAADVKQLMVLAQRKVADQFGVALEPEVKLVTSEGLIG